From Brassica oleracea var. oleracea cultivar TO1000 chromosome C3, BOL, whole genome shotgun sequence, a single genomic window includes:
- the LOC106330591 gene encoding uncharacterized protein LOC106330591, producing the protein MKNLPDLCAFLGSHLGGSSNSTPPTAPVVREESSTAVEPSIPAPESVNTVPSGGAVTKKPVGPLKKMGKGKKRPASDSSAEMGREGSSEAAAAGTQSDEPPKKKAKAKKKKKNLEENVTEDQTGPEEEPVDPIEGVRTREAVIPEDSSDGARTEEGQDGSPVTPLTRKKKEKRADNRAAPDAFVQSLSDGSMNYVIKKYDSALKETIIKLKKAEKLARVKDLALNRKIVEFKAIIDKTAKEHNRLLEERTAQKTKFAEKLEELKGKIHSSREKVEELEREKAALEEEKAALEEEKRNASLRHVREMKWLKDSRVFEVTQERVRVETSMIAKCNRRFNNIRDREARREEFDNARLLHSQAFGTRKCLESLMANGRDIC; encoded by the exons ATGAAGAATTTGCCGGACCTATGTGCGTTTCTGGGATCTCATTTGGGGGGATCATCGAATAGCACACCACCAACAGCCCCCGTAGTACGGGAAGAATCCTCGACCGCGGTCGAGCCCTCGATACCAGCCCCCGAGTCTGTGAACACTGTCCCTTCCGGGGGAGCTGTAACGAAGAAACCTGTGGGTCCTTTGAAAAAGATGGGAAAGGGGAAGAAGAGGCCTGCTTCCGACTCCTCTGCTGAGATGGGCCGAGAAGGGTCATCTGAAGCTGCTGCTGCTGGGACTCAGTCTGATGAGCCTCCCAAGAAAAAGGCTAAGGCTAAAAAGAAGAAGAAGAACCTTGAAGAGAACGTCACCGAGGATCAGACGGGTCCTGAAGAGGAGCCGGTCGATCCTATTGAAGGCGTAAGGACTCGGGAAGCCGTTATCCCCGAGGACTCTAGTGATGGTGCTCGCACCGAGGAGGGTCAAGATGGCTCGCCAGTCACTCCTCTAACGAGGAAGAAGAAGGAGAAGCGAGCGGATAATCGAGCTGCTCCTGATGCCTTCGTGCAATCGCTG AGTGATGGGAGTATGAACTATGTCATCAAGAAGTATGACTCGGCGCTGAAAGAGACCATCATCAAGCTGAAGAAAGCCGAGAAACTTGCTCGGGTGAAGGATCTGGCTCTCAATCGCAAGATAGTTGAGTTCAAGGCGATCATCGACAAAACCGCGAAGGAGCATAATCGGCTGCTCGAGGAGAGAACGGCCCAGAAAACAAAATTTGCTGAGAAGTTGGAGGAATTGAAGGGTAAAATCCACTCTTCTCGTGAGAAAGTTGAGGAGCTCGAACGGGAGAAAGCTGCCTTAGAGGAGGAGAAGGCCGCGTTGGAGGAAGAGAAGAGAAATGCGTCCTTGAGGCATGTTCGCGAGATGAAGTGGTTGAAGGATTCTCGGGTTTTTGAGGTTACCCAAGAGCGAGTGCGCGTAGAAACTTCTATGATCGCGAAATGCAATCGTCGATTCAACAACATCCGTGACCGAGAGGCTCGTCGCGAGGAATTTGACAACGCTCGCCTTCTCCATAGTCAAGCGTTTGGGACCAGGAAATGTCTCGAGTCGCTCATGGCGAACGGGCGCGATATCTGTTGA
- the LOC106328674 gene encoding membrane steroid-binding protein 2-like produces MVVVVVQLWETLKETITAYSGLSPAAFFTVVALAFAIYQVVSGFFASPEEHGPRSTEVYPPSEPLPPPVQLGEITEEELKQYDGSDSKKPLLMAIKGQIYDVSQSRMFYGPGGPYALFAGKDASRALAKMSFEENDLTGDISGLGPFELDALQDWEYKFMSKYVKVGPIQKKDEEGKEKTEDSTNTGEEASATTVGETSRSVEEKTIETTEKKDVADGDAAKEE; encoded by the exons ATGGTGGTGGTGGTGGTCCAACTATGGGAGACGCTCAAGGAAACCATTACAGCTTACAGTGGACTTTCTCCCGCTGCGTTCTTCACCGTCGTAGCTCTCGCTTTCGCCATCTACCAAGTCGTCTCCGGTTTCTTCGCCTCTCCTGAGGAACACGGCCCTCGTTCTACGGAGGTATACCCTCCGTCAGAGCCTCTTCCGCCGCCGGTTCAGCTCGGGGAAATCACAGAAGAGGAGCTTAAGCAGTATGACGGTTCCGATTCCAAAAAGCCCCTTCTCATGGCGATCAAAGGCCAGATCTACGATGTTTCCCAGAGCAG GATGTTCTATGGACCAGGTGGACCATACGCTCTGTTTGCAGGGAAAGATGCAAGCCGAGCTTTGGCAAAGATGTCCTTTGAGGAGAATGATTTGACCGGAGACATCTCGGGTCTCGGTCCTTTTGAGCTAGATGCGTTACAAGACTGGGAGTACAAGTTCATGAGCAAGTATGTCAAAGTCGGGCCTATTCAGAAGAAGGATGAAGAAGGTAAAGAAAAAACAGAAGATTCTACAAACACTGGAGAAGAAGCTTCGGCTACTACTGTTGGCGAAACTTCCAGAAGCGTTGAAGAGAAAACAATAGAAACCACCGAGAAAAAGGATGTTGCAGATGGCGATGCTGCAAAGGAAGAGTAA
- the LOC106335951 gene encoding fasciclin-like arabinogalactan protein 2, translating into MAYLRRAATALILIMQLFTLSNAHNITKILAKDPDFSTFNHYLSATHLADEINRRQTITVLAVDNSAMNSILSKGYSLYTIRNILSLHVLVDYFGAKKLHQITDGSTSTASMFQSTGSATGTSGYVNITDIKGGKVAFGVQEDDSRLTAHYVKSIFEKAYNISVLHISQVLTSPEAEAPTASPSDLILTAILEKQGCKAFSDMLKSTGADKTFQDTVDGGLTVFCPSDSAVGKFAPKFKALSAANKTALVLYHGMPVYQSLQMLRSGNGAVNTLATEGNNKFDFTVQNDGEDVTLETDVVTAKIMGTLKDQEPLIIYKVDKVLLPREIYKAVKAAAPAPKSSKHKPKNAEADEDADGPSADAPGDDDGEVADDKNGAIHVMVSRSSVFVLAIVCLCFGVLLM; encoded by the coding sequence ATGGCTTATCTCCGGCGAGCAGCCACCGCATTGATCCTCATTATGCAACTGTTCACTCTCTCAAACGCCCACAACATAACCAAAATCTTGGCCAAAGACCCTGACTTCTCCACTTTCAACCACTACCTCTCAGCCACTCATCTCGCCGACGAGATCAACCGCCGTCAAACCATCACCGTATTGGCGGTTGACAACTCAGCAATGAACTCTATCCTCTCCAAAGGCTACTCACTCTACACAATCCGCAACATTCTCTCCCTCCACGTCCTCGTCGATTACTTCGGCGCCAAGAAGCTCCATCAGATCACTGACGGCTCCACTTCCACCGCATCCATGTTCCAGTCCACCGGATCGGCCACGGGAACTTCCGGGTACGTCAACATCACCGACATAAAAGGCGGGAAAGTTGCTTTCGGTGTCCAGGAAGACGACAGCAGACTCACGGCTCACTACGTCAAGTCCATCTTCGAGAAGGCTTACAACATCTCCGTTCTTCACATCAGCCAAGTCTTGACCTCGCCCGAAGCAGAGGCTCCGACCGCCAGCCCTAGCGATCTCATCCTCACCGCGATTCTCGAAAAGCAAGGATGCAAAGCTTTCTCCGACATGTTGAAATCCACCGGAGCCGACAAGACGTTTCAAGACACCGTCGACGGAGGCTTGACGGTGTTCTGTCCTTCCGACAGCGCTGTCGGAAAGTTCGCGCCCAAGTTCAAAGCCCTCTCCGCGGCGAACAAGACGGCGTTGGTGTTGTACCATGGCATGCCGGTTTACCAATCGCTGCAGATGCTTAGATCAGGTAACGGCGCCGTTAACACGTTGGCGACTGAAGGCAACAACAAGTTTGACTTCACCGTACAGAACGACGGAGAGGACGTGACGCTTGAGACGGACGTTGTGACGGCGAAGATCATGGGGACGTTGAAGGATCAAGAGCCGTTGATCATTTACAAGGTGGATAAAGTTTTGTTGCCGAGAGAGATCTACAAGGCGGTTAAGGCGGCTGCTCCGGCTCCCAAGTCAAGTAAGCACAAGCCTAAGAACGCGGAGGCTGATGAAGATGCTGACGGACCAAGCGCTGATGCTCCGGGAGATGATGACGGTGAGGTTGCTGATGATAAAAACGGTGCCATTCATGTGATGGTTTCAAGAAGCAGTGTTTTTGTGTTGGCGATTGTCTGTCTCTGTTTTGGTGTTTTGCTCATGTGA